DNA from Frateuria edaphi:
TGGCACCAGGGCAAGCACGGCCAGCGGGTGTGGGCGCGAACCATCCTGGAGGCCGTGCGTGACAGGGCGGGCAAGCTGGAGGGCTACGCCTACCTGGTCCGCGACATTCCCTGGCCGCACCAGTCCGACGACATGCTTGGCAGCAACGAGCAGCAGTTCAGCCTGCTCGTGCAGGGCGTGCGCGACTACGCCATCTACCTGCTCGACCCGGACGGCCATGTGGCCAGCTGGAATGCCGGCGCCCAGCGCATCAAGGGTTATCGCGCCGACGAGGTGCTGGGCAAGCACTTCAGCCATTTCTACGCGGACGAGGACGCCAAGGCCGGAAAGCCCGCCCGCAACCTCGCCGTCGCGCGCACGCAGGGCGTGTACGAGGGCGAGGGTTGGCGCCGGCGCAAGGATGGCTCGCTGTTCTTCGCGCATGTGGTGATCGACCGCCTGACCGACGACACGGGCCGGGTCGTGGGCTTTGCCAAGATCACCCGCGACGTGACCGAGAAGAAGCGGGCCGAAGAGGAACTGGCGGTCGCGCGCGAGGCGCTGTTCCAGTCGCAGAAATCCGAATCCATCGGCCAGCTCACCGGTGGCGTGGCGCACGACTTCAACAACCTGTTGATGGCGGTGATGGGCAACCTGGAGTTATTGCGCAAATGGTTGCCGCCGGCCGCGCGCCCGCAGCAGCTGCTGGACAACGCGATGGCCGGCGCGCAGCGTGGCGCGGCATTGACCCAGCGCATGCTCGCCTTCGCGCGGCGCCAGGAACTGCATCCGCGGCCGGTCGACGTGCCGCTGCTGGTGCATGGCATGGCGGACCTGATCCGACGCTCGCTGGGGCCGGAAATCCGCATCGGCACCAGTTTCCCGCTGCAGCTCCCGCGGATATTGATCGACCCCAACCAGCTGGAACTGGCGCTGCTCAACCTGGCCGTCAACGGCCGCGATGCCATGCCGCAAGGCGGCCGGCTGGAGATCGGGGCGCGCAGCGAGTGGGCCGGCGAGGGCCACTCGACCGCGCTGCCTCACGGCGAATACGTCTGCCTGTGGGTGGCCGACGAGGGCCACGGCATGGACCCGGATACCGTCCGGCGCGCCACGGAGCCGTTCTTCACCACCAAGGGCGTGGGCAAGGGCACCGGCCTGGGCTTGTCGATGGCTTATGGCCTGGCCGAGCAATCGGGCGGGCGCCTGCTGCTGCAGAGTCAGCCGGGCAGGGGCACCACAGTGGAAATCTGGTTGCCGGTCGCCGCCGCGACGTCCGACGCGACCGCGGTCGCCGAGGCGAGCGAGGACATCGATGCCCCGATGCATGCGGGCGAGCCGCTGAGCCTGCTGGTCGTGGACGACGACGAGCTCGTGCTGCTGAGCACGATGGCGATGGCCGAGGATCTCGGTCACGCCGTCCATGCCGTGCGTTCGGCCGAGGAGGCACTGGCGTACGTCGATGCCAAGGGCGAGGTCGACGTAGTCATCACGGACCAAGCGATGCCCGGCATCACCGGCATCCGGCTGGCCAAGCTCCTGCGCGATCGCGATCCGGGCCTGCCGATCGTGCTTGCTTCCGGCTATGCCGAGCTTCCCGGGGCGCCCGCCATGGAACTGGTGCGGCTGGGCAAACCCTTCACCAGGCGCGAACTGCATCGGGCCATCGCCGATGCCGCCGGCCAGCTCGGCGTGGCGAGGGCTGGCTGAGCATTTTGCGGGCGTGATCGGCGGGCTTCGCGCCGCATCCTTCCGGGAACCTCACGTCCCCATGTCCCGCCTGCGCTAAAGTGCCCTGGCTGGTCGCAGGAACGAGGTGGTTTGCCATGCAGCACCGCGCGGATCCGTTCTCCACGCAGGCGTGCGCCGGAATGCCGTTTGGCAGCGAGGAGCGCCTGGAGCTGGCGACGCGCGCGGCCAAGCTGGGCATCTGGGACTGGAACCTGCTCGATAACACGTTCGTCTATTCCCCCCGCGCCCGCGAGATCTGCGGCTTGCCGCCGGGCGACGAACCGTTGCGCCTGGAACAGCTGCAGGCACGCACCCATCCGGACGACCTGCCGCGCACGCATGGCATGTTGCTGCGCGCGCTCGATCCACAGATCCGCGAGCGCGTGCCCTTCGAATACCGCGTGGTGCACGATGACGGCGAAGTACGCTGGGTGATCGCGCATGGCCAGGCGTTGTTCGCGCCCGTCGATGGCGAGGTCCGCGCGGTGCGCTACATCGGCACGTTGCAGGACGTCAGCGAGTGGCGCCAGCTGCGTGCGGCGCTGGAAACCAGCCAGGCGCGGCTGCACCTGGCCATCGAAGCCGGGCGCATGGCGGTGTGGGAAGCGGACCTGCGCAACGAGACGCTCGTCGGCTCGCCCGAACTCAACCGCCTGCTCGGCTTTCCCGAGGACGCCACGCCCACGATGGAGCAGATTCGCGCCGGCTACCCCGCTGGCGAACGCGAGCGTCTGCAGGCGTGCATGGTCGATGCGCTGGCCCATGGCGAGCGCTTCATCGAGACAGAGTTTCGCTATGTCTGCCCCGGTGGCGAAGGGCGCGCGCTGCTGCTGCGTGCCGAGATCCACGCGCAGGACGGCCAGCCGGCGAAGGCGATGGGCGTGCTGATGGACGTCACCGACCGCCGCCGCGCCGAGGATGCGCTGCGCGCCAGCGAAGCGCGGCTGAAGCTCGCCCAGCGGGTGGGCAAGATCGGCGTATGGGACTGGGAGCTGCCGTCGGGCGACGCCAGCTGGTCGCGCGAGATGTACGTGCTGTTCGGGCTTGACCCGGACGCGGGGATCACGCCCGAAGAGGCCTGGCTTGCCACCGTGTACGAGGAAGACCGCGTGGCCGTCGACGAGGCGGTCCGCCGCAGCACCGAAAGCGGCCAGCCGCTGGACATCGAATTCCGCATCCGCACCCACGGCGAGACGCGCTGGATCCTCTCCAAGGGCACGCCCGTCATCGGTTCCGATGGCGGGCGCCGGATGATCGGCGTCAACCAGGACGTCACCGGCGCGCACCGCGAGCGGACCGCGCTGGAGGATCGCAACCGTGCGCTGCAGGAGGCGGCGCTGCGGATCGGGCGCGAGCGCGAGCGGGTGTTCGAGCTCAGCCGCGACCTGTTCGCGGTGGCCGGGTTCGACGGCTACTTCAAGGTCATCAATCCCTCCTGGACCCGCATCCTGGGCTACGACAGCGAGACCCTGCTCGCGCGGCCTTTCCTGGATTTCATCCATCCGGAGGACCGGGCCACCGCCGATGCCGTGCTGGCATGCCTGCGCCGCGGGCACGTGGCTCCGCCGTTCGAGAACCGCATGCGGTGCGAGCACGGCGGCTGGCGCTGGATCGCCTGGACTGCAGTGGCCGAGCATGACCGCATCTACGCGGTCGGGCGCGATGTCACCCAGGAGAAGCTCGCCGCGCACGAACTGGAGGCGGCCAACCGCCAGTTGCGCAACCAGATCGAAGGCCGCGAGCGGGTCGAGGCGACGTTGCGCCAGATGCAGCGGCTGGAGGCGGTCGGCCAGCTCACCTCCGGCGTGGCGCACGACTTCAACAACCTGCTCACCATCGTGCTGGGCAACCTCGACCTGATCGAAATGACGGTGGACGACCCCAAGGTGCGCCGGCGGCTGGACCTGATGCGCCAGGCCGCGCTGCGAGGCGCCACGCTGACCTCGCAGCTGCTCGCGTTCTCGCGCCGGCAGCGGCTGGAGCCCAAGGTGGTCGACCTGAACGGCACCGTCCAGGGCATGAGCGAGCTGCTCCGCAGCACCATGGGCGGCAGCGTTGCGGTGGCGGCACACCTGCAACCGGGTTTGTGGAGCGCGTTGGTCGATCCGACCCAGATCGAACTGGTGATCCTCAACCTCGCGATCAACGCACGCGACGCCATGCCGGTGGGCGGCAGCCTTGCCATCGAGACGGCCAATGCCTCGCTCACCGACGAGCCCCGAGTACCCGGCGAGCCGACGCCGGGCGACTACGTGGTCATTTCGGTCACCGATACCGGCACCGGCATGAGCGAGGAAGTGCGCGCGCACGCGTTCGAGCCGTTCTTCACCACCAAGGGCGTGGGCAAGGGGTCCGGGCTGGGCCTGGCACAGGTGCTCGGGTTTGCGCAGCAGTCCGGCGGCGGCGTGCGCATCGAGAGCCGGCCGGACGCCGGAACCACCGTGCGCGTCTACCTGCCGCGCGCGCAGGCAGGCGTGGCCGCGGAGCCGGCGATGGCCGACAACCACACCCACGCCGAGCCGCTGCCACAGCGCCGGTTCGCGCTGCTGGTCGATGACGACAGCGCGGTCCGCGATGTCACCGCCGCGCGGCTGCGCCAGCTCGGCTTCGAGGTGCTGGAGGCCGGGTCTGGCGGCGCGGCGCTGGATCTGCTGGACCGTTCGGCGCAGGTGGACCTGCTGGTGGCGGACTTCGCCATGCCCGGCATGAACGGCGTGGAGGTTGCCCAGCAGGCCCGCGCACGCCGGCCCGAACTGCCCGTGCTGTTCGTTACCGGCTATGCCGACCAGACCGCATTGGCGGGCGTCGGCGAGGAGCGGGTGGTGCAGAAACCGTTCCGCGACGACGAGCTGGAACGCAAGGTGCTGGCGGTAGTGGGCGCCTGACCTGCGCCGTCCCCTTGCCGGGGCTCGAGAGCTTCCGCATGGGCAAGCTTCGGGACGGTAGGAATCCGCAGCTCGCATGCCTACCATGCAAGGGGTGTCCCCTCGCAAAGGTGCTCCTGTGAACCGATCGCTCGCCTACGCCATCGCCGCGGCCTTGCTCGCGCCCGCGCTCGCCAGCCCCGCATGGTCCACCGACCTGCCGACGTTCGACCCGCACCGCCTGTCGCAGGAGGTCAGAACGCTCTCCTCCGACGCCTTCGAAGGGCGCGGCCCGGCCACGGCGGGCGAAACGAAGACGGTCGACTACGTGGTCGCGCGGTTCAAGGACGCCGGTCTTTCGCCGGGCGGCGCCATCGTCGACGGCAAGCGCACCTGGACCCAGCCGGTGCCGCTGGGCCGCTTCGAGATCGTCGGTACGCCCACGTTCTCGCTGAGCGAGGACGGCAAGGCCATGGCCCTGACCCAGGGCGAGCAGATCGCCGTGCGCGCGGCGATGGACGGCAGCCGCAAGGTCGACATCGAGAACGCGCCGCTGGTGTTCGTCGGCTACGGCGTCAAGGCACCCGAGCGCCACTGGGACGACTTCAAGGGCGTGGACCTCAAGGGCAAGATCGGCGTGGTGCTGGTCAACGATCCGGACTTCGAGACCGGCCGCGGCGACTTCGGCGGCAAGGCGATGACCTACTACGGCCGCTGGACCTACAAGTACGAGGAAGCCGCGCGCCAGGGCGCGCTGGGGATGCTGGTGGTGCACGAGACCGCACCGGCCTCCTACGGCTGGGCGACGGTGAAGAATTCCAACACCAACGTGCAGTTCGACATCGTGAGGGACAAGCCGGCCGCCGAGCACCCCACGCTGGAAGGCTGGATCCAGCACGACCTGGCGGTGCAGATGTTCAAGGCCGCGGGGCTGGATTTCGCCGCGCTCAAGAAGCAGGCGCAGAGGCGCGACTTCAAGCCGGTGACGCTCGATGGCGTGACCTTCTCGGCGCACTACGACGTCGACGCCAAGGTGATCACCTCGCAGAACATCGTCGGCCGTGTCGAGGGCGCCAAACGCCCGGACGAGACGGTGATCTACAGTGCGCACTGGGACCACCTGGGCGTGGGCGCGCCGGACGCCAAGGGCGACCGCATCTACAACGGCGCGGTCGACAATGCTACAGGCACCGCAGCGCTGATCGAGCTGGGACGCGCCTTTGCGCGTGCGCCGCGGCCCGAGCGTTCGGTCGTGTTCCTGGCGGTGACCGCCGAGGAAAAGGGCCTGCTGGGTTCGGAGTACTACGCCACGCATCCGCTGTACCCGGTCGGCAAGACCGTGGCCGACATCAACACCGACGCGCTCGACCCGAGCGGCCCCGCGCGCAACTTTTCCATCTCCGGCAACGCGAAGCTCGGGCTGCTCGATCGCCTGATCGCGCTGGCGAAGACCTACGGCATGAGCTACGCGCCCGATCCGCACCCGGAGGCAGGCAGCTTCTTCCGCTCCGATCATTTCTCCTTTGCGAAGCAGGGCATCCCGGCGATCTCGTTCGAATCGGGCAACGACCTGGTCAAGGGCGGCAAGGCGGCGGGCGAGGCCGCGGGCAAGCTCTACAACCGCGAGCACTACCACCAGCCCTCGGACGAATGGCAGGCCAGCTGGACGTTCACCGGCATGGCGCACGACCTGCGGCTGCTTTACCAGCTCGGCTACCAGCTCGCCGACTCGGACGCCTGGCCGGCTTGGTCGAAGGATTCGGAATTCCGCGCGGTGCGCGAGAAGACGGCCGACCAGCGCAAGTGAGGGCCGGGGGGGATCGCGCCCCCGTCCGCCTGTCGGCACCTTCCCCCGTAAACGGGGAAGGCCCGCACTAGGGTGTGGCACCTCGCACACTGATCGACCGACGCCCGAGCATGCGCCCCTGTGCGTCGGTCGCCACCAGCCGATAGTCGCCCGGACGCAGGTAAAGGTCGCTGGCCGACGCGCCAAGGGTGGGACGTAACAGGCGGCCGGTCGGCCCCTGGCGCGGCGGTGGATCGAACACCAGCCGGTCGGCCGGGATCGCCGTATCCGTCTCGTTGGCGTAGCGCGCTTCGACCAGGCAGGGATAGTCGGATCGGCAGATTTCATCGCCATCCACCGGAACCGGCTTGCGCAGGCCGTCCAGCGCGAGCCAGGTGGGGCGGCCACGACGCAGCGTTTCGGGCGGAAACAACACGCTCACGTCGTAGCCGTCGCGCAGCGCCCACGGCTTGCCCTCCATATCGAGGAACACCATCGGCTGCACGGGTTTGAGCCGCGCCACCAACGCCGCGTAGTAGGGATGATCGTGTGTGGCATCCGGATGCGGCACCAGCATGGTCTGCTCGACCGTCAGCGGGTCGATGCCACTCAACGTGCGCAGGTGTTCGGCCATCGACTGGCCGCCGAGGTACTTGCCGCTTTCCTGGATATGCCCGTAGCCGGCGTCGACCACCAGTCGCGCCTTCGGGTTGGCCTTGAACACGCGCTCGTAGAGGTTGCGCGCCTGCGAGCGCTCGCGCGCATCGCCGCTGTCGCCGCCCTCGGCTTCGTAGGCCACCACGCGATAGCCGAGCCTGAGCGCGGTACGCACCATCTCCGCGCAGAGCGGTTCGTTCGTGTAGAAGCCGGTGCCCTCGACCGGCCAGCCGCGCGCCTGCAGCTTGTCGTCGCTGGAATAAAGGGTCTCGGCAGCGAAGGTATCGAATCCTTCCTCACGCAGCCTGGCGAGCAGTTCGATGGTCAGCGTGCGGGTCAGGGGGACGTGGTGGATCTCGTTGAAGAAGACCGCCTGCCGGCCACGTGCGAGCCTGGCGATCGCATCGATCGCCGGTTGCGCCCGCATACCCGGGCCGAGCGGCAGGGCATGGTCGCCGGGCAACTGCGTTTCCTGCACCGAGAAGCTTGCGGCGGCGTTCGGGTAATCGCCGATATAGGTCTGGTACCAGGCCAGGTACTGGCCGAAGATCACCGGAAAGGCCGGGTTGCGGTCGCCCTCGAACATGGCCGAAAGCATGGTCTCGTAGCGCCCCAGCAACGACTTGCGGCGATCGGCCTGGCGCATGATGCGGTCGGCCTTGTCCGCCGCTTCCATCTGCAGCGCGTACCAGCGCTCGGGTGTCATCGCCGGCTTGTCCTGCCTGGGCATGGCGATGGCCATGCCGATCGGGAGCAGCAGACAGGCGACGCAGGTGGCAAGGCGGCAGGAGGACATCGTCGGGGACTCCGTGCGTGTCCCAGAGTCTGTACCAAAAGCCGTCCCCGTGTAGCGTCCTGGACAGGACGTCGTCGGGTCGGCTTCAGCCCATCATCGGCACGCACAGGGTGGAGTGAAGTCCACCCTACGAAGTTGGCCGCACGCGGAACGCCAGACTGATCCGCGGTCCCATGGCCGCGCGCTGCTTGGGAATGCCGTGGTCGTAATGGAACTGGCTGGCGTAGTCCATCAGCAGCAGGCTGCCGGCGGCCAGGTCTAGGTGCAACACGCGCCGTGGCGGGCGCTTGGCGCGGATCACCATCTCGCGCGTGGCGCCCAGCGACAGCAGGGCGATCGGGTAGCCGCGCACCAGATCCTCCAGCTTGTCGTTATGCGGCGCCACGCTGTCGTGCTCGTCGCGGTAGAGGTTCAAGCCCACGCTGGTGAAAGGTGCATCGACTTCCGCGCGGACCGCCGCGAGCACTTCGTGCAGCGGCGCGGGCAGGGCGGGATCGGCCAGGTCGAAGTGCGCGCGCAGGCGCGGCACATCCACCTCGCGCTCGTACATCACGCGGCGACCGCCGCGCCAGGCAATACCCTCGAACAGCTGCGTGAACCACGCTTGCGCCGTTTCGGCCGGCACCACGTCGGGGGTGTAGGCGACGCGACCGCTGGCATCGTCGAAGAGCACCTGAGGGCCGGCGGCGAACAGCGAGAACGAGGCCATGGCGCCCTCACCCTTTCGGCGCGTTTTCCCGCGCGATGGCATGCTGGCGCGCCCGCCAGGTTTCGGTGGTCTGCGGCTTGACGAACAGCGAGGTCACCTCTTCGTGGCAGCTCTTGACCGCGTTCTCGATGCGGTTGATGCATTGCTCGATCTGCGGCGTGGTGAGCCGGTCCTCGAACTCGGCGCTCAAGGCCGCGACCACGGTGTGTGGGCCCATCTGCACGGTCAGCACGCCGTTGACGTGGCCTACGCCCGGATCGTTGGCGGCGATCTCCAGCAGCGATTCCCGTAGCCGCGGATGCGCCGGCTCGCCAAGCAGCAGCCCCTTGCTCTCGCGCGCGAGCAGGCTCGCGGAGATCGCCAGCACGATCGCGATGCCGATCGAGGCTGCGCCGTCGAGCTCCGGCCTGTCGAACACGCGGGCGCACACCACGCCGGCGAGCGCGATCAGCAGGCCCAGAAGAGCGGCCGAATCTTCCAGCAGCACGGTGAAGGTGGTCGGGTCCTTGCTCTTGCGGAAGGCTTCGAAGTAGCCCATCGATCCCTTGGCCGCACGAAACTCCCGCAATGCCAGGTACCACGAACTCCCCTCGAACAGCATCGACACGCCCAGCACGATGTAGTTGATCCGCGGATCGGTCATGGGTTCGGGATGGCGCAGGTGGTTCACGCCTTCGAACAGCGATACGCCCGCGCCCAGCGCGAACACCAGCAACGCGACGATGAAGCTCCAGAAGTAGAGCTCGCGGCCATGGCCGAACGGATGCACGGCGTCCGGCGGCCGGGCCGCCTGGCGCATGCCGTAGAGCAGCAGCAGTTCGTTGGATGTGTCGACCAGCGAGTGCACGCCCTCGCTGAGCATCGCCGAACTGCCGGAAATGCCCGCCGCCACGAATTTGGCGATGGCGATGGCCAGGTTGCCGGCAAGCGCGGCGTACACGACCAGGCGCGAGTTGGACGAGGAGGAGGACATCGTCAGCTCTCCACGTAGCGTCGCTGGCACAGCTCGCAGAAGAAGCTGCGCCGGTTGGTCTTGCCAAGGTACGCGCGATGGAATTTCACGTGGTCGCGCGGGCAGATGCTCTTGTTGTGTGCCAGCCAGTGCTTGCGCAACACGAACGCGCGCTTCCATTCGAGGAACTCGAAGCTGTACTGGCGCGCCTGCTCGACCAGCTCGCGCAGCTTGCGGGGCGGCAGCGCGCCGACGGTCGAGAGCGGGTGCGTGCGGATGCGGAACAGCACCTCGTTCTTGATGATGTTGCCCACGCCGGCGAAGACGTCCTGGTCGAGCAGCGCATCGCAGGCGAGCGTGTCCGGCATGGCGCGCAGGCGCTTGCGCGCGAGCGCCGGCTCCCAGGCATCGGACATCACGTCGGCGCGCCAGTCGTAAAGATCGTCGAGGTCGCCATCCAGCAGGCGAACCGAGCAGCTGTAGAAGTTGAGCTCGCCCTCGTCGAACTGCAGGCTGAGCCTCGGGGCGGCGTCCTTGCGCTCGTTGATGCGGTAGCTGCCGAACATCAGCAGGTGGATGCGGATGGTCACGTCGGGAAGCTCGATGAGCGTCTGCTTGCCGAAGCTGCGGAAGGCCACCACCGGTTCGCCGGCGAGCCGGGTCATGTCGATCTTGGCGTTGCCCTCGGCGCGGCGGATCCTGCACCCGGTGAAGGGTGCCAACTCTCCCCGCAGAATGACGATCGAAGGGCCCTCGGGCACGGATCACCTGTCGTGGCTGCCTTGGCGCATTCTGGGCGGGAAGGGGGCACGTCCAGGTGAATGCGCCGCTTGCGCTCCTATGGGGAGCGGAGCATGCGCTGCAGTTCGATGGCGTTGCCTGTCGCGTGACCCATTGCGGTGTTGTCGAAGATGCACCACGCCTGTGGTGCGCGCCGCAAGCGCCGGGCCACGCGTTCGAGCACCGGTGACGGGTAGGCGTCGTAGTACGTTCGCGGCGATCCATGCAGCCTGAAGTAGATGCGCTGGCGGTCGCCGCCGGGGAGCGCGGCGCGCGGCACGCGTGCCGGATCGGCCGCCACGCGCGAGACCGCCAGTTGACGCAGTGCGTGGTCGACACTTCCGGTGAACCACGAGGCGTGGCGGGGCTCGCACGCCAGCGGACCGTCGTGGTGTTCGCGCAGGTGCTCGAAGAAGGGGAGGGCGACTGCCGGGTCGAACACCAGGCTTGGCGGCAGCTGCAACAACAACCAGCCCAGCTTGTCGCCGAGTTCGGCAACCTGGTCCAGGAACGCGGTTACCAGCCCATCGCAAGCCTGCAGTCGGCACTCGTGACTGATCGCCTTGGGCATCTTGGCGGCGAAGCGGAAGTGCGCTGGCACGCTGTCCGCCCATCGACGCCAGGTCGCCGGGCGGTGCGGGCGGTAGAAGCTGGAGTTGATCTCCGCGCAGTCGAACACCTGCGCGTAGCGCTCCAGCGTGCTGCCTTCGGTCGGAAACGCCGCGGCGTGCGCCTTGGGGATCGACCAGCCGGCGCAGCCGATGCGGATGGCGATCACGCCATCACCCACCGAAACCCGTCGCTTCCCGCGGGAGCCCGCGTGTGGGCCCCTGCGATTGGCGTACCGCCCGTGCAACGCTCAGCCCTTCGGCTTGCGGAACCGGTACATGAACTGGTCGGTGTGCCCGCGGATCGACTTGTCGAACACCTTGATGTCGTGCGGATCGGCCGGGTTGCGCAGCGCGTCGCTCTCACCGTCGAACACGAAGCCCGCCGACTCGGCCTGCTTCCGGACGATGGCCGGGTCAATGCGATGCAGCGTGTCGGTGTCGCGCATGCCCGAGCCGGCCGGCGCGACGTGGTCGATCACGATGAAGACGCCGCCGGGCTTGAGCACCTTGTAGACCTGTTTGTCGAGCACCACCGGATCGACGTTGCCCATGAACTTGTCCGGGTAGTCGTGGTAGTTCTGCGAGGTGAACACCACGTCGACCGATTCGGGCGCATCCAGCTTGGCGGCCGGCTGAGTCAGCACGCTGACGTTCGCGTAGTGCGGCTGTTGGGCGAGCTTGCGCAGGTTGGCCACGTCCGACTGCGACTCGGCGGCGTACTCGTTCGGCCAGAGCGCGTAGACGTGGCCCTTGGGTCCGACCACGCCGCTGAACACGCGGGTGAAATAGCCGCTGCCGGGAATCAGTTCCAGCACCTTGTCGCCCGGTTCGACCTCGGCGAAGGCCATCACCTGCGCGATCTTGCGGCGGGCGTCGTCGGCGCGGTCGGCCTGGCGACCCGGGTCGTTGATCGCCGCGGCGAGGTACGGCGGCTGTGCGTGTTGCGCGGCGGTCTGCGCGGCGGGTGCGGCGTGCACGGCCGGCAGGGCGATGGCGATCACGGCGGCGAGGACGAGCGTGCGCATGTCAGGCTCCTTCGGGGTTGGGTGTGCGATTGTGCGCCTGGCGCGGCGGCAGGATGGCCGTGACTTCTGGGGGAGGGCGCGGCCGTCCCACGCGGCGTTTCCCGATGGGCGGACACGCTGAAAAAGCCCGGCCGGAGCCAGGCTCGCCCGGTTTCGCCGATCCCGCTTCAGGCCATCCCTGGCCCGGCCCGCATCCCTGCCCGTACGTCCGGGTTTGCGCTCAGTCGGCGCCACCCGAGGAGTTCGGCGTGGTCGAGGTCGGCGGCGGCATCGCCGTCGACGAGGCCGGTGGCATGGTGGCCGGGGGCGTCATCGCGGTGGATGCAGGGGGCGGTGTCATCGGCGTGGTCGGCTGGGTGGGCGTCATCGCCGGCGCGGTCGACGGGGCGGCTGCGCCCGGCTCGGCGTTGTCGTTGGTGCCGTGGTTGCAGGCGGCCAGCGCGAACGTGGAAGCCAGCAGCAGGCTCCAGCACAACAGGCGGGTCTTCATGGGCATGCTCCTCCGATAAATTCGGTCAGTGCGGCTGGGATACGGCGCGGGTGACTTCCTGCTGCAGCGAACGGGCGTCGGTGCGCTCCAGGTCCGCCAGCGAGACGATGCCGCAGAGGGCACCCTTGGCGTCGACCA
Protein-coding regions in this window:
- a CDS encoding class I SAM-dependent methyltransferase, which translates into the protein MRTLVLAAVIAIALPAVHAAPAAQTAAQHAQPPYLAAAINDPGRQADRADDARRKIAQVMAFAEVEPGDKVLELIPGSGYFTRVFSGVVGPKGHVYALWPNEYAAESQSDVANLRKLAQQPHYANVSVLTQPAAKLDAPESVDVVFTSQNYHDYPDKFMGNVDPVVLDKQVYKVLKPGGVFIVIDHVAPAGSGMRDTDTLHRIDPAIVRKQAESAGFVFDGESDALRNPADPHDIKVFDKSIRGHTDQFMYRFRKPKG
- a CDS encoding DUF72 domain-containing protein produces the protein MRIGCAGWSIPKAHAAAFPTEGSTLERYAQVFDCAEINSSFYRPHRPATWRRWADSVPAHFRFAAKMPKAISHECRLQACDGLVTAFLDQVAELGDKLGWLLLQLPPSLVFDPAVALPFFEHLREHHDGPLACEPRHASWFTGSVDHALRQLAVSRVAADPARVPRAALPGGDRQRIYFRLHGSPRTYYDAYPSPVLERVARRLRRAPQAWCIFDNTAMGHATGNAIELQRMLRSP